A single region of the Brassica rapa cultivar Chiifu-401-42 chromosome A03, CAAS_Brap_v3.01, whole genome shotgun sequence genome encodes:
- the LOC103862705 gene encoding uncharacterized protein At4g02000-like — translation MNKVLDNRPYHFARWMVILQKWEPTNSVSVPSHIPFWIRVQGVPLHLWSEAILRSIGEDLGHYEKCEILTGTMRLRTHINGLLLLLKKYTLECGEGDELILTLVYEKLEKHCQLCLKLDHESEDCPASADKSGRNSLKPMLSREIPQLEHSGEVVPTS, via the coding sequence ATGAATAAGGTCCTAGATAACAGGCCTTATCACTTTGCAAGATGGATGGTGATTTTGCAAAAATGGGAGCCAACAAACTCAGTTTCTGTTCCCTCTCATATTCCCTTTTGGATTCGTGTCCAAGGAGTACCGCTTCACCTCTGGAGTGAGGCCATTCTCAGGAGTATtggagaagatttgggtcattATGAAAAGTGTGAGATATTGACTGGAACTATGAGGCTGAGAACTCATATCAACGGTTTACTACTGCTGCTGAAGAAATATACTCTGGAGTGTGGAGAGGGCGATGAGCTCATACTCACCCTAGTATATGAAAAATTGGAGAAACATTGCCAACTCTGCCTCAAGTTGGATCACGAGAGCGAGGATTGTCCAGCCTCCGCTGATAAGAGCGGCAGAAACAGTCTAAAGCCAATGTTATCAAGAGAGATACCTCAGTTGGAGCACTCTGGGGAGGTTGTTCCAACGTCCTGA
- the LOC103862629 gene encoding phospholipid-transporting ATPase 3 isoform X2, producing MIEIPTCPSASRVIRFRQQSIMFSPFCPRVCLNRRIANIYFLGISCLSMTPISPVSPITNVAPLSMVLLVSLIKEAFEDWKRFQNDMSINNSTVEILQDQQWVPIPWRKLQVGDIVKIKQDAFFPADILFLSSTNPDGICYVETANLDGETNLKIRKALERTWDYLVPEKASEFKGEIQCEQPNNSLYTFTGNLVVQKQTLPLSPDQLLLRGCSLRNTEYIVGAVVFTGHETKVMMNAMNAPSKRSTLEKKLDKLIITIFCVLLTMCLIGAIGCSIVTDREDLYLGLQKSDWEYHNRLAIGFFTFFTLITLFSSIIPISLYVSIEMIKFIQSTQFINRDLNMYHAETNTPASARTSNLNEELGQVEYIFSDKTGTLTRNLMEFFKCSIGGISYGCGVTEIERGIAQRNGLKVHEEERSTGAIREKGFNFDDPRLMRGAWRNEPDPDLCKELFRCLAICHTVLPEGDESPEKIVYQAASPDEAALVTAAKNFGFFFYRRTPTTVYVRESHVEKMGKIQDVAYEILNVLEFNSTRKRQSVVCRYPDGRLVLYCKGADNVIFERLADGMDDVRKVTREYLEHFGSSGLRTLCLAYRDLDPETYNSWNEKFIQAKSALRDREKKLDEVAELIEKDLTLIGSTAIEDKLQEGVPNCIETLSRAGIKIWVLTGDKMETAINIAYACNLINNDMKQFIISSETDAIREAEERGDQVEIARVIKEEVKKELRKSLEEAQLYMHTVAGPKLALVIDGKCLMYALDPSLRVTLLSLSLNCTSVVCCRVSPLQKAQVTSLVRKGAKKITLSIGDGANDVSMIQAAHVGIGISGMEGMQAVMASDFAIAQFRFLTDLLLVHGRWSYLRICKVVMYFFYKNLTFTLTQFWFTFRTGFSGQRFYDDWFQSLYNVFFTALPVIVLGLFEKDVSASLSKRYPELYREGIRNSFFKWRVVAVWATSAVYQSLVCYLFVTTSSFGAINSSGKIFGLWDVSTLVFTCLVIAVNVRILLMSNSITRWHYITVGGSILAWLVFAFVYCGITTSRDRNENVYFVIFVLMSTFYFYFTLLLVPAVSLLGDFIYQGVERWFYPYDYQIVQEIHRHESDASKADHLEIENELTPQEARSYAISQLPRELSKHTGFAFDSPGYESFFASQLGVYAPQKAWDVARRASMRSRPKVPKK from the exons ATGATCGAGATTCCAACATGCCCGTCCGCTTCAAG GGTAATTCGATTTCGACAACAAAGTATAATGTTTTCACCTTTCTGCCCAAGGGTCTGTTTGAACAG GCGCATAGCAAACatatactttcttggaatttcGTGTCTATCAATGACACCTATAAG TCCTGTCAGTCCAATAACAAATGTAGCTCCGCTGTCAATGGTGCTTCTCGTCTCTCTTATTAAAGAAGCTTTCGAAGACTGG AAACGGTTTCAAAATGATATGTCCATAAATAATAGCACAGTGGAGATCTTACAAGACCAACAGTGGGTACCTATTCCTTGGCGAAAGCTACAAGTTGGAGATATTGTCAAG ATAAAACAAGATGCCTTTTTTCCAGCAGATATTCTTTTCCTGTCCAGCACTAATCCTGATGGTATCTGCTATGTTGAG ACTGCAAATCTAGATGgagaaacaaatttaaaaataagaaaagccCTTGAAAGGACATGGGATTACTTGGTACCAGAGAAAGCTTCTGAGTTTAAAG GTGAAATTCAGTGTGAGCAGCCGAACAATTCTCTGTATACTTTCACGGGGAATCTTGTAGTACAAAAGCAGACGTTGCCTCTCTCTCCCGACCAGCTTTTGTTGCGT GGATGCAGTCTTAGAAACACAGAATACATAGTTGGAGCTGTTGTTTTTACTGGCCATGAGACGAAG GTGATGATGAATGCGATGAATGCTCCATCTAAAAGAAGTACGCTGGAAAAGAAGCTTGACAAACTcattattacaatattttgtgTCCTTCTCACAATGTGTCTAATTGGAGCAATAGGCTG TTCAATTGTGACGGATCGTGAGGACCTATACTTGGGCCTTCAGAAGTCAGATTGGGAATACCATAACAGACTCGCg ATAGGGTTTTTCACCTTTTTCACTCTAATCACTCTGTTCTCATCAATTATACCAATCTCCCTTTATGTTTCCATAGAG ATGATCAAGTTTATCCAGTCGACTCAGTTTATCAACCGAGATCTCAATATGTATCATGCTGAAACAAATACCCCTGCCTCGGCCAGGACTTCCAATTTAAACGAGGAGCTTGGACAG GTGGAATACATATTTTCTGATAAAACTGGAACGCTGACAAGAAATTTGATGGAGTTCTTTAAATGTTCTATTGGCGGAATAAGTTATGGATGTGGTGTCACTGAAATAGAAAGAGGAATAGCTCAGCGGAATGGCCTAAAAGTACACGAG GAAGAAAGGTCGACTGGTGCAATAAGAGAAAAGGGATTTAATTTTGATGATCCAAGGCTAATGCGGGGAGCTTGGCGAAATGAGCCTGATCCTGATCTTTGCAAG GAACTTTTTAGATGCCTAGCCATCTGTCACACAGTCCTTCCTGAAGGTGATGAGTCCCCTGAGAAGATCGTATATCAAGCTGCATCTCCAGATGAAGCGGCCCTAGTTACTGCCGCCAAGAATTTTGGTTTCTTCTTTTACAG GCGTACTCCAACTACGGTGTATGTTCGCGAGTCTCATGTGGAGAAGATGGGAAAGATTCAAGATGTGGCCTATGAGATCCTTAACGTTCTTGAGTTCAACAG TACAAGGAAGCGCCAGTCTGTTGTATGTCGTTACCCGGATGGAAGGCTTGTACTCTACTGTAAG GGTGCAGATAACGTAATCTTTGAGAGATTGGCTGATGGTATGGACGATGTTAGGAAAGTTACAAGAGAATATCTGGAACATTTTGGATCTTCTGGATTGCGTACCCTTTGCTTGGCCTATAGAGATTTAGACCCGGAAACTTATAATAGTTGGAATGAAAAATTCATCCAGGCAAAATCTGCATTACGAGACCGTGAGAAGAAGTTAGATGAG GTAGCAGAACTCATCGAGAAGGATCTTACCCTCATCGGATCAACTGCAATAGAAGACAAACTTCAGGAAGGGGTTCCTAACTGCATTGAGACTTTATCAAGAGCTGGAATTAAGATCTGGGTGTTAACAGGGGACAAAATGGAAACGGCTATTAATATTGCATATG CATGCAACTTGATCAACAATGATATGAAACAATTTATCATCAGTTCTGAAACGGATGCAATCAGGGAAGCTGAAGAAAGg GGTGATCAAGTTGAGATTGCTCGTGTTATCAAAGAAGAAGTAAAGAAGGAGCTGAGAAAGAGCCTTGAAGAAGCTCAACTCTATATGCATACCGTAGCTGGACCAAAATTGGCTCTCGTTATTGATGGAAAGTGTTTAATGTATGCATTAGACCCGAGCTTACGCGTAACGCTGCTCAGCTTGAGCTTGAACTGCACGTCAGTTGTATGCTGTCGTGTTTCTCCGTTACAGAAAGCACAG GTGACAAGCTTAGTGAGAAAAGGCGCAAAAAAGATTACTCTTAGTATTGGTGATGGTGCCAACGATGTAAGCATGATTCAAGCAGCTCATGTTGGTATAGGAATAAGTGGGATGGAGGGAATGCAAGCTGTGATGGCTAGTGATTTTGCCATCGCTCAGTTCAGATTTCTTACTGATTTGCTTCTTGTTCATGGACGGTGGTCATATCTTAGAATCTGCAAG GTGGTCATGTATTTCTTCTACAAGAATCTTACCTTCACTTTGACTCAGTTTTGGTTTACATTTCGAACTGGATTTTCTGGTCAAAGGTTCTACGATGATTGGTTCCAGTCATTGTATAACGTCTTTTTCACTGCTCTTCCTGTCATTGTCCTTGGGCTGTTTGAGAAG GATGTGAGTGCGTCCCTTTCGAAGAGATACCCAGAACTGTATAGGGAGGGAATACGTAACTCATTTTTCAAATGGAGAGTCGTAGCAGTATGGGCTACTTCTGCTGTGTATCAGTCTCTCGTCTGCTATCTCTTCGTGACCACCTCTTCTTTTGGCGCTATAAATTCATCAGGCAAAATATTTGGTCTCTGGGATGTTAGCACATTGGTTTTCACATGTCTGGTGATTGCTGTGAACGTGCGCATTCTTTTGATGAGCAATTCCATTACAAGATGGCATTATATCACAGTTGGTGGGAGCATTCTTGCGTGGCTTGTTTTTGCTTTCGTATACTGTGGGATTACGACATCACGTGATAGAAAT GAAAATGTCTACTTTGTCATATTTGTCCTGATGAGTACATTCTATTTCTACTTCACATTGCTGCTTGTTCCCGCTGTCTCTCTTCTAGGCGATTTCATCTACCAAGG GGTTGAGAGATGGTTCTACCCGTATGATTATCAGATCGTTCAAGAAATTCATAGGCACGAGTCCGATGCAAGCAAAGCGGATCACCTGGAGATAGAGAACGAGCTCACACCTCAAGAAGCGAGAAGCTATGCGATATCCCAATTGCCACGGGAGCTCTCAAAGCACACTGGGTTTGCATTTGATTCACCAGGTTATGAATCTTTCTTTGCGTCCCAGTTAGGTGTATACGCGCCACAGAAGGCGTGGGATGTGGCGAGGAGAGCCAGTATGAGGTCACGCCCTAAAGTACCAAAGAAGTAG
- the LOC108871215 gene encoding uncharacterized mitochondrial protein AtMg00310-like: MAWIAWDTLTKAKGEGGLGFQDIQCFNDALLGKLSWRLLNNPSCLLARILRGKYNNHESMLEAQATNSCSHGWRVILIGRDLLVEHLVWAIGDGKAMKIWEEPWLSTEVLERPMGPATEDTKDLVVEALFQDGKQVWDPVKVERILQMATSRAS, translated from the coding sequence ATGGCGTGGATCGCATGGGATACACTGACAAAGGCCAAAGGAGAAGGAGGACTAGGCTTCCAAGACATTCAATGTTTCAATGATGCGCTGCTAGGGAAGCTAAGTTGGCGGCTGCTAAATAACCCATCGTGTCTACTGGCTAGGATCCTCCGGGGAAAATACAATAATCATGAATCCATGTTAGAGGCACAAGCTACAAACTCTTGTTCACATGGGTGGAGGGTAATTTTGATAGGGCGAGATCTCCTAGTTGAGCACCTTGTCTGGGCGATCGGAGATGGGAAAGCAATGAAAATCTGGGAAGAGCCTTGGCTGTCAACAGAGGTGTTGGAGAGGCCCATGGGACCTGCTACGGAAGATACAAAAGATCTGGTGGTTGAAGCATTGTTTCAAGATGGGAAACAGGTTTGGGATCCTGTTAAGGTGGAGCGTATCTTGCAGATGGCAACATCCCGAGCAAGCTAG
- the LOC103862629 gene encoding phospholipid-transporting ATPase 3 isoform X1: MVRSGSLNGDSSASHRRTPSRTVTLGHIQPQAPSCRTVYCNDRDSNMPVRFKGNSISTTKYNVFTFLPKGLFEQFRRIANIYFLGISCLSMTPISPVSPITNVAPLSMVLLVSLIKEAFEDWKRFQNDMSINNSTVEILQDQQWVPIPWRKLQVGDIVKIKQDAFFPADILFLSSTNPDGICYVETANLDGETNLKIRKALERTWDYLVPEKASEFKGEIQCEQPNNSLYTFTGNLVVQKQTLPLSPDQLLLRGCSLRNTEYIVGAVVFTGHETKVMMNAMNAPSKRSTLEKKLDKLIITIFCVLLTMCLIGAIGCSIVTDREDLYLGLQKSDWEYHNRLAIGFFTFFTLITLFSSIIPISLYVSIEMIKFIQSTQFINRDLNMYHAETNTPASARTSNLNEELGQVEYIFSDKTGTLTRNLMEFFKCSIGGISYGCGVTEIERGIAQRNGLKVHEEERSTGAIREKGFNFDDPRLMRGAWRNEPDPDLCKELFRCLAICHTVLPEGDESPEKIVYQAASPDEAALVTAAKNFGFFFYRRTPTTVYVRESHVEKMGKIQDVAYEILNVLEFNSTRKRQSVVCRYPDGRLVLYCKGADNVIFERLADGMDDVRKVTREYLEHFGSSGLRTLCLAYRDLDPETYNSWNEKFIQAKSALRDREKKLDEVAELIEKDLTLIGSTAIEDKLQEGVPNCIETLSRAGIKIWVLTGDKMETAINIAYACNLINNDMKQFIISSETDAIREAEERGDQVEIARVIKEEVKKELRKSLEEAQLYMHTVAGPKLALVIDGKCLMYALDPSLRVTLLSLSLNCTSVVCCRVSPLQKAQVTSLVRKGAKKITLSIGDGANDVSMIQAAHVGIGISGMEGMQAVMASDFAIAQFRFLTDLLLVHGRWSYLRICKVVMYFFYKNLTFTLTQFWFTFRTGFSGQRFYDDWFQSLYNVFFTALPVIVLGLFEKDVSASLSKRYPELYREGIRNSFFKWRVVAVWATSAVYQSLVCYLFVTTSSFGAINSSGKIFGLWDVSTLVFTCLVIAVNVRILLMSNSITRWHYITVGGSILAWLVFAFVYCGITTSRDRNENVYFVIFVLMSTFYFYFTLLLVPAVSLLGDFIYQGVERWFYPYDYQIVQEIHRHESDASKADHLEIENELTPQEARSYAISQLPRELSKHTGFAFDSPGYESFFASQLGVYAPQKAWDVARRASMRSRPKVPKK; encoded by the exons ATGGTACGATCGGGTAGTTTAAACGGCGATTCGTCGGCTAGTCATCGGCGGACGCCGTCTCGAACGGTGACGTTGGGTCATATACAGCCTCAGGCTCCGTCTTGTCGTACCGTCTACTGCAATGATCGAGATTCCAACATGCCCGTCCGCTTCAAG GGTAATTCGATTTCGACAACAAAGTATAATGTTTTCACCTTTCTGCCCAAGGGTCTGTTTGAACAG TTTAGGCGCATAGCAAACatatactttcttggaatttcGTGTCTATCAATGACACCTATAAG TCCTGTCAGTCCAATAACAAATGTAGCTCCGCTGTCAATGGTGCTTCTCGTCTCTCTTATTAAAGAAGCTTTCGAAGACTGG AAACGGTTTCAAAATGATATGTCCATAAATAATAGCACAGTGGAGATCTTACAAGACCAACAGTGGGTACCTATTCCTTGGCGAAAGCTACAAGTTGGAGATATTGTCAAG ATAAAACAAGATGCCTTTTTTCCAGCAGATATTCTTTTCCTGTCCAGCACTAATCCTGATGGTATCTGCTATGTTGAG ACTGCAAATCTAGATGgagaaacaaatttaaaaataagaaaagccCTTGAAAGGACATGGGATTACTTGGTACCAGAGAAAGCTTCTGAGTTTAAAG GTGAAATTCAGTGTGAGCAGCCGAACAATTCTCTGTATACTTTCACGGGGAATCTTGTAGTACAAAAGCAGACGTTGCCTCTCTCTCCCGACCAGCTTTTGTTGCGT GGATGCAGTCTTAGAAACACAGAATACATAGTTGGAGCTGTTGTTTTTACTGGCCATGAGACGAAG GTGATGATGAATGCGATGAATGCTCCATCTAAAAGAAGTACGCTGGAAAAGAAGCTTGACAAACTcattattacaatattttgtgTCCTTCTCACAATGTGTCTAATTGGAGCAATAGGCTG TTCAATTGTGACGGATCGTGAGGACCTATACTTGGGCCTTCAGAAGTCAGATTGGGAATACCATAACAGACTCGCg ATAGGGTTTTTCACCTTTTTCACTCTAATCACTCTGTTCTCATCAATTATACCAATCTCCCTTTATGTTTCCATAGAG ATGATCAAGTTTATCCAGTCGACTCAGTTTATCAACCGAGATCTCAATATGTATCATGCTGAAACAAATACCCCTGCCTCGGCCAGGACTTCCAATTTAAACGAGGAGCTTGGACAG GTGGAATACATATTTTCTGATAAAACTGGAACGCTGACAAGAAATTTGATGGAGTTCTTTAAATGTTCTATTGGCGGAATAAGTTATGGATGTGGTGTCACTGAAATAGAAAGAGGAATAGCTCAGCGGAATGGCCTAAAAGTACACGAG GAAGAAAGGTCGACTGGTGCAATAAGAGAAAAGGGATTTAATTTTGATGATCCAAGGCTAATGCGGGGAGCTTGGCGAAATGAGCCTGATCCTGATCTTTGCAAG GAACTTTTTAGATGCCTAGCCATCTGTCACACAGTCCTTCCTGAAGGTGATGAGTCCCCTGAGAAGATCGTATATCAAGCTGCATCTCCAGATGAAGCGGCCCTAGTTACTGCCGCCAAGAATTTTGGTTTCTTCTTTTACAG GCGTACTCCAACTACGGTGTATGTTCGCGAGTCTCATGTGGAGAAGATGGGAAAGATTCAAGATGTGGCCTATGAGATCCTTAACGTTCTTGAGTTCAACAG TACAAGGAAGCGCCAGTCTGTTGTATGTCGTTACCCGGATGGAAGGCTTGTACTCTACTGTAAG GGTGCAGATAACGTAATCTTTGAGAGATTGGCTGATGGTATGGACGATGTTAGGAAAGTTACAAGAGAATATCTGGAACATTTTGGATCTTCTGGATTGCGTACCCTTTGCTTGGCCTATAGAGATTTAGACCCGGAAACTTATAATAGTTGGAATGAAAAATTCATCCAGGCAAAATCTGCATTACGAGACCGTGAGAAGAAGTTAGATGAG GTAGCAGAACTCATCGAGAAGGATCTTACCCTCATCGGATCAACTGCAATAGAAGACAAACTTCAGGAAGGGGTTCCTAACTGCATTGAGACTTTATCAAGAGCTGGAATTAAGATCTGGGTGTTAACAGGGGACAAAATGGAAACGGCTATTAATATTGCATATG CATGCAACTTGATCAACAATGATATGAAACAATTTATCATCAGTTCTGAAACGGATGCAATCAGGGAAGCTGAAGAAAGg GGTGATCAAGTTGAGATTGCTCGTGTTATCAAAGAAGAAGTAAAGAAGGAGCTGAGAAAGAGCCTTGAAGAAGCTCAACTCTATATGCATACCGTAGCTGGACCAAAATTGGCTCTCGTTATTGATGGAAAGTGTTTAATGTATGCATTAGACCCGAGCTTACGCGTAACGCTGCTCAGCTTGAGCTTGAACTGCACGTCAGTTGTATGCTGTCGTGTTTCTCCGTTACAGAAAGCACAG GTGACAAGCTTAGTGAGAAAAGGCGCAAAAAAGATTACTCTTAGTATTGGTGATGGTGCCAACGATGTAAGCATGATTCAAGCAGCTCATGTTGGTATAGGAATAAGTGGGATGGAGGGAATGCAAGCTGTGATGGCTAGTGATTTTGCCATCGCTCAGTTCAGATTTCTTACTGATTTGCTTCTTGTTCATGGACGGTGGTCATATCTTAGAATCTGCAAG GTGGTCATGTATTTCTTCTACAAGAATCTTACCTTCACTTTGACTCAGTTTTGGTTTACATTTCGAACTGGATTTTCTGGTCAAAGGTTCTACGATGATTGGTTCCAGTCATTGTATAACGTCTTTTTCACTGCTCTTCCTGTCATTGTCCTTGGGCTGTTTGAGAAG GATGTGAGTGCGTCCCTTTCGAAGAGATACCCAGAACTGTATAGGGAGGGAATACGTAACTCATTTTTCAAATGGAGAGTCGTAGCAGTATGGGCTACTTCTGCTGTGTATCAGTCTCTCGTCTGCTATCTCTTCGTGACCACCTCTTCTTTTGGCGCTATAAATTCATCAGGCAAAATATTTGGTCTCTGGGATGTTAGCACATTGGTTTTCACATGTCTGGTGATTGCTGTGAACGTGCGCATTCTTTTGATGAGCAATTCCATTACAAGATGGCATTATATCACAGTTGGTGGGAGCATTCTTGCGTGGCTTGTTTTTGCTTTCGTATACTGTGGGATTACGACATCACGTGATAGAAAT GAAAATGTCTACTTTGTCATATTTGTCCTGATGAGTACATTCTATTTCTACTTCACATTGCTGCTTGTTCCCGCTGTCTCTCTTCTAGGCGATTTCATCTACCAAGG GGTTGAGAGATGGTTCTACCCGTATGATTATCAGATCGTTCAAGAAATTCATAGGCACGAGTCCGATGCAAGCAAAGCGGATCACCTGGAGATAGAGAACGAGCTCACACCTCAAGAAGCGAGAAGCTATGCGATATCCCAATTGCCACGGGAGCTCTCAAAGCACACTGGGTTTGCATTTGATTCACCAGGTTATGAATCTTTCTTTGCGTCCCAGTTAGGTGTATACGCGCCACAGAAGGCGTGGGATGTGGCGAGGAGAGCCAGTATGAGGTCACGCCCTAAAGTACCAAAGAAGTAG